A region from the Methanobacterium sp. Maddingley MBC34 genome encodes:
- a CDS encoding drug resistance transporter, EmrB/QacA subfamily (PFAM: Major Facilitator Superfamily~TIGRFAM: drug resistance transporter, EmrB/QacA subfamily), whose product MSSTQNENYTIKKIKPSKSTTQRILILLLVGGFMSMLNETALNIAFPHIMAQFHISAGTVQWLTTIYVYVSGIVFLISAFLIERFSTRKLFLASMGFLIAGTILAFFSPNFSVLFAGRVIQAIGTGIIVPLVFNTVLILIPPERRGATMGMVTLVVMFAPTIAPVIMGFIMGYVDWHWFFVLVFVCFIVIAIAGISFLTNVTEVGRPKLDFFSVILAAIGFGGVVISLGGMGDNGLSLSVIIPLIVGIISLVIFAIRQLTIEHPILDLRTFKYPFFSMGIIITMTNVMIVFAMVIILPIYLQSALGITSFIASLVLLPGGILNCVLSLVSGRIYDGHGPKLVISSGLAIMCISMVLFSFLSVSTFLTVIVLLLICFFIGTGLVMAANQTHTLGNLPPQSYASGSAIMTTLQQVGGAIGSALFVSFMSFGQNNYLQNLVNPTATQQVQALVSGVDFAFLIGAVVLGVVFVLSLFLKRETPT is encoded by the coding sequence ATGTCATCAACTCAAAATGAAAACTACACTATTAAAAAAATTAAACCCAGTAAAAGCACCACCCAACGTATCTTAATCCTACTTTTGGTTGGTGGATTCATGTCAATGCTAAATGAAACTGCTTTAAACATAGCATTTCCACATATAATGGCACAATTTCATATTTCAGCTGGAACTGTGCAGTGGTTGACCACAATTTATGTTTATGTTTCAGGTATTGTGTTCCTTATCAGTGCCTTTCTTATAGAGAGGTTTTCAACAAGAAAATTATTCCTAGCTTCAATGGGCTTTTTAATTGCAGGAACAATTTTGGCATTTTTTTCACCAAATTTTTCAGTTCTGTTTGCTGGACGTGTGATACAGGCAATTGGAACAGGTATAATTGTACCATTAGTATTTAACACGGTACTCATTTTGATCCCCCCTGAAAGAAGAGGAGCAACCATGGGAATGGTGACATTGGTGGTAATGTTCGCTCCTACGATAGCACCTGTGATTATGGGTTTTATAATGGGATATGTGGATTGGCACTGGTTTTTTGTGCTGGTATTTGTCTGTTTTATAGTTATAGCAATTGCTGGAATATCTTTTTTAACTAATGTAACGGAAGTAGGTCGTCCTAAACTCGATTTTTTCTCAGTAATTCTTGCTGCAATCGGGTTTGGAGGAGTAGTAATTAGTTTGGGTGGTATGGGAGATAATGGATTAAGTCTGAGTGTAATAATTCCTTTAATTGTGGGCATAATCAGTCTTGTAATATTCGCAATACGTCAGTTAACAATAGAACATCCTATACTGGACCTTCGCACGTTTAAATATCCTTTCTTCAGCATGGGAATTATAATTACCATGACAAATGTGATGATAGTATTCGCAATGGTGATTATACTACCTATATACTTGCAGAGTGCCCTTGGAATCACATCATTCATAGCCAGTCTTGTACTGCTGCCGGGAGGTATTTTGAATTGTGTTTTATCTCTTGTTTCTGGTCGTATCTATGATGGGCATGGTCCAAAGCTGGTAATTAGTTCTGGGCTTGCTATCATGTGTATTTCTATGGTGCTATTTTCATTTCTTTCAGTTTCAACGTTCCTTACAGTAATTGTGCTTCTATTAATTTGTTTTTTCATAGGAACCGGCCTTGTAATGGCAGCCAACCAGACACACACCCTGGGTAACCTACCTCCCCAGTCTTATGCTTCAGGTTCAGCAATAATGACTACATTACAGCAGGTTGGTGGTGCAATTGGTTCTGCTCTATTTGTTAGTTTCATGTCATTCGGCCAGAACAACTACCTTCAGAATCTTGTTAATCCAACTGCCACGCAACAGGTCCAGGCACTGGTATCTGGTGTGGATTTTGCATTCTTAATAGGTGCTGTGGTGCTTGGGGTGGTTTTTGTTCTTTCACTGTTTTTAAAACGTGAAACACCCACTTAA
- a CDS encoding transcriptional regulator (PFAM: Bacterial regulatory proteins, tetR family): MGEEINTRERIINAATRLFQLQGYHATGLNQILKESNAPKGSLYYYFPKGKEELALECINLTNVFVEKTIREGLAKIDDPVESIKKSIEQIADNSNSEKDEKHSIKSTKKVSVNLIALETYSSNETLRRACESAYKTWQNVYTEKLVGGGFNKEKAEALGMVIQSMVEGAIIMSLTTESDAPILQIAEQIPFVLNH, encoded by the coding sequence ATGGGTGAAGAAATCAATACAAGGGAAAGGATAATTAACGCTGCCACGCGCCTTTTCCAACTGCAAGGATATCATGCAACCGGTTTGAATCAGATTTTAAAAGAAAGTAACGCCCCTAAAGGTTCTTTATATTATTATTTTCCCAAGGGGAAAGAAGAACTTGCTTTAGAATGTATTAATCTAACAAATGTCTTTGTTGAAAAAACAATAAGGGAGGGGCTGGCAAAAATTGATGACCCTGTCGAATCCATCAAAAAATCCATTGAACAGATTGCAGACAATTCAAATTCTGAAAAAGACGAGAAACATTCCATTAAAAGTACCAAAAAGGTTTCTGTTAATTTAATTGCATTGGAAACCTATTCCTCCAATGAAACATTAAGAAGAGCATGCGAATCTGCCTATAAAACTTGGCAAAATGTTTACACTGAGAAACTGGTGGGGGGAGGTTTCAACAAAGAAAAGGCAGAGGCCCTTGGAATGGTTATTCAATCCATGGTTGAAGGGGCCATAATCATGTCTTTAACAACCGAAAGTGACGCACCCATTCTCCAGATTGCAGAACAGATCCCCTTTGTATTAAACCATTAA
- a CDS encoding putative Fe-S oxidoreductase (PFAM: Uncharacterised protein family (UPF0153)) — protein MLRDLLIDKELFKTLREKSLESDEGGVNTTEEVELLEKAVFNKLKKKRSVKKYKKLGVSKGDLKEIIQLADILSLDALGGPSNYELAKEHQEWCTICGLCCRESESIFIHKDELNILLTFNPELEKGIIHNKLYPEHFELKDIRPCKFIDDKTNKCGIYDSRPQVCRSYPLVLIESNGKAKNIINLRYKCNYSVNLILEKSMILFDDAIRRLEEKK, from the coding sequence ATGTTAAGAGATCTTCTTATTGATAAAGAACTGTTTAAAACCCTTAGAGAGAAGTCTCTGGAATCTGATGAGGGTGGAGTGAATACCACGGAAGAGGTTGAACTCCTGGAGAAAGCGGTCTTTAATAAATTGAAAAAGAAGAGAAGTGTTAAAAAGTACAAGAAATTAGGGGTCAGTAAAGGGGACCTTAAGGAAATAATCCAACTGGCAGACATCCTCAGCTTAGATGCCTTGGGCGGGCCATCAAACTATGAACTGGCCAAAGAACATCAAGAATGGTGCACCATTTGTGGACTATGCTGCAGGGAATCTGAATCCATTTTCATACACAAGGATGAACTCAACATACTCCTCACTTTCAACCCGGAACTGGAGAAGGGAATTATACACAACAAACTCTACCCAGAACACTTCGAACTCAAGGATATTCGACCCTGCAAATTTATTGATGATAAGACCAACAAGTGCGGGATATACGACTCAAGGCCACAGGTCTGCCGGAGTTACCCTCTGGTACTCATTGAATCAAATGGTAAAGCCAAAAACATTATTAATCTACGTTACAAATGCAATTATTCCGTGAATTTGATCCTGGAAAAGTCAATGATACTCTTTGATGACGCTATCAGGAGACTGGAAGAGAAGAAGTAA
- a CDS encoding putative flavin-nucleotide-binding protein — MNKIRYVQRDCKDKEKIEKFLIETRTGVIGMNGDDFPYAVPVNFVWYDGSIFFHGMGSGKKVDLLSSEPPVCFTVYEEYGTVTDPMPCHADTSYMSVMIFGKVEKVVDFEEAASALQRLVEKYTPGYYKKPLTSKLIESYRSSFDDKAVSVYRLTPEDMTAKENQANETELFKNE, encoded by the coding sequence ATGAATAAGATTAGATACGTTCAGAGAGATTGCAAAGACAAAGAGAAAATTGAAAAGTTCCTAATCGAGACCAGGACCGGTGTAATTGGAATGAATGGTGATGATTTTCCATATGCTGTTCCTGTGAACTTCGTATGGTATGATGGTTCTATATTTTTCCATGGTATGGGTTCTGGGAAAAAGGTAGACCTCCTTTCATCAGAACCACCAGTTTGCTTTACAGTTTATGAAGAATATGGAACAGTGACCGATCCAATGCCCTGCCATGCTGACACTTCCTACATGAGCGTCATGATTTTTGGAAAAGTGGAGAAGGTTGTTGATTTTGAAGAGGCAGCTTCAGCTCTTCAGAGACTGGTTGAAAAATACACCCCTGGTTATTACAAGAAGCCCTTAACCAGCAAGCTGATTGAAAGTTATCGATCCTCCTTTGATGATAAAGCGGTTTCTGTCTATCGGTTAACACCTGAAGATATGACAGCAAAAGAAAACCAGGCAAATGAAACCGAACTTTTCAAAAATGAATGA
- a CDS encoding formate dehydrogenase family accessory protein FdhD (PFAM: FdhD/NarQ family~TIGRFAM: formate dehydrogenase family accessory protein FdhD): MDVNGVDASTGSACSTKKVEPSHVLLAMGLDEEDANGSLRVTLGKENTFEDVDLAVEAIKEAVETLRTPISVSGMTEIVPIQRYSEVSPHNYSGKTSDQPKKPFLTTGEDEIVIDEQVNLIINEKFSRSFSISPEALEEFATGYLLGEGLVASIDGIKKIEIDGLNINMEIDLADFDIKDLVVGSDCFGGWRYKIETINRVESEYTVSSNEIFQVMEKLRDEASVWQNTGGAHVAGMVYHGKFISREDVSRHVAADKVIGAAALENVDFSQAFMVYSGRMPADMMIKLARVGVPIIASNAAPTSSGYSVAFKAGITMIGFLRGNRFNIYTNPQRILIK; this comes from the coding sequence ATGGACGTTAATGGAGTGGATGCTTCAACCGGGTCAGCCTGTTCCACCAAGAAGGTGGAACCCTCCCATGTCCTGCTGGCCATGGGGCTGGATGAGGAAGATGCCAATGGTTCCCTCAGAGTGACACTGGGTAAGGAGAATACATTTGAAGATGTTGATCTGGCGGTTGAAGCCATTAAAGAAGCTGTTGAAACATTGAGAACCCCCATCAGTGTCAGTGGAATGACTGAAATAGTTCCTATACAACGTTACAGTGAGGTCTCTCCTCACAATTACTCTGGTAAAACCTCTGATCAGCCTAAAAAACCCTTTTTAACGACGGGGGAGGATGAAATTGTAATTGATGAACAGGTTAATCTGATTATCAATGAAAAATTCTCACGGAGCTTTTCCATTAGCCCGGAGGCCCTGGAAGAATTTGCCACTGGCTACCTTCTGGGTGAAGGCCTGGTTGCAAGTATTGATGGTATAAAAAAGATAGAAATTGATGGACTGAATATTAACATGGAGATCGACCTGGCAGATTTTGATATAAAGGATCTGGTTGTGGGCTCGGACTGTTTCGGTGGGTGGAGATATAAAATAGAAACCATCAACCGGGTGGAATCCGAGTACACCGTATCCTCTAATGAAATATTTCAGGTAATGGAAAAATTAAGGGATGAAGCCAGTGTATGGCAGAATACTGGTGGAGCACATGTTGCGGGTATGGTTTATCATGGTAAATTCATTTCCCGTGAAGATGTCAGTCGTCATGTGGCTGCTGATAAAGTTATAGGGGCTGCTGCACTGGAAAATGTTGATTTTTCACAGGCCTTCATGGTTTACAGTGGCCGGATGCCTGCGGATATGATGATAAAACTGGCTAGGGTGGGAGTTCCCATAATTGCATCCAATGCCGCACCAACTTCATCCGGTTACTCTGTGGCTTTTAAGGCCGGAATAACCATGATCGGATTTTTAAGGGGAAACCGGTTCAATATTTACACCAATCCCCAGAGGATATTGATAAAATAA
- a CDS encoding cysteine desulfurase family protein (PFAM: Aminotransferase class-V) produces the protein MTRHPPYKKLVYQDHSATSPLDPEVWGAMEPYFKDYFGSPSTLYLLGRQAKKAMENARKQVASLIGAKPEEVYFTSGGR, from the coding sequence ATGACCCGACATCCACCTTACAAGAAATTGGTTTACCAAGATCATTCCGCCACATCTCCCCTTGACCCAGAGGTGTGGGGAGCAATGGAACCCTATTTTAAAGATTACTTTGGTAGTCCATCCACCCTCTATTTGCTAGGTCGTCAGGCTAAAAAAGCCATGGAAAATGCCCGGAAACAGGTGGCATCGCTCATCGGTGCCAAACCCGAAGAAGTGTACTTCACCAGTGGTGGCAGATGA
- a CDS encoding FeS cluster assembly scaffold protein NifU (PFAM: NifU-like N terminal domain~TIGRFAM: FeS cluster assembly scaffold protein NifU, Clostridium type), which yields MYSEKVMDHFSNPRNVGEIPDASGVGSEGNPVCGDLMTIYIKVEDDVITDIKFKTFGCGAAIATSSMITEMAIGKTLDEALKITRDDVAEELEGLPPVKMHCSNLAADALQAAIEDYKKKQAGESSEDETSE from the coding sequence ATGTACAGTGAAAAAGTAATGGACCATTTTTCCAACCCCCGGAATGTAGGTGAAATACCCGATGCCAGTGGTGTGGGAAGTGAGGGAAACCCAGTTTGTGGGGATCTGATGACCATTTACATCAAAGTAGAAGATGATGTTATAACCGATATAAAATTCAAAACATTCGGTTGCGGAGCAGCAATAGCCACCAGCAGCATGATCACTGAGATGGCCATTGGAAAAACACTAGACGAAGCATTGAAGATCACCAGGGATGATGTGGCCGAAGAACTGGAAGGACTGCCACCAGTGAAGATGCACTGCTCCAACCTGGCAGCAGATGCACTACAAGCAGCCATTGAAGACTACAAAAAGAAACAGGCAGGAGAATCTTCTGAGGATGAAACCTCAGAATAA
- a CDS encoding cysteine desulfurase NifS (PFAM: Aminotransferase class-V~TIGRFAM: cysteine desulfurase NifS) gives MSYMDHSATSPVKPEVLEAMLPYFTESFGNASTLYALGREARTAMENGRKQVASLIGAKPEEVYFTSGGTESDNIAIKGTASRLKNKGNHIITSDIEHPAVEETCKYLEKNGYTVTYLPVGEEGIVKVSDMEEAITDKTILITVMHANNEIGTIQPIKEIGALAREKGIYFHTDAVQSVGKIPVNVEDMNVDMLSISAHKLYGPKGIGALYIKKGVRVDPLLHGGGHERGMRPGTENVPGIVGLGKACQLAEENLEQNIEYVTSLRDRLIKGVLETIEQSYLNGHPTKRLPNNANFRFSSIEGESLILQLDAKGINASTGSACSSKKLEPSHVLMAIGLKEVDAHGSLRISLGTENTPEDIDYTITAIGEVVERLRSMSPLWCPAKEE, from the coding sequence ATGAGTTATATGGATCATTCTGCAACATCACCCGTTAAACCGGAAGTCCTGGAGGCCATGTTACCTTACTTCACAGAATCTTTTGGAAATGCCTCCACTTTATACGCTCTGGGAAGGGAAGCCAGAACTGCCATGGAAAACGGTAGAAAACAGGTTGCATCACTTATTGGTGCTAAACCAGAAGAAGTGTACTTCACCAGTGGAGGCACAGAATCAGATAACATAGCAATCAAGGGAACTGCCAGCCGACTTAAAAACAAGGGTAACCATATCATCACCAGTGACATAGAACACCCTGCAGTGGAAGAAACCTGTAAATATCTGGAAAAAAACGGATACACAGTTACATACCTCCCGGTGGGAGAAGAAGGTATAGTGAAAGTGTCTGATATGGAAGAAGCAATCACTGATAAAACTATTCTAATCACAGTGATGCACGCTAACAATGAAATAGGCACTATCCAGCCCATTAAAGAGATCGGTGCCCTGGCCCGGGAAAAGGGAATTTACTTCCACACTGATGCAGTGCAGAGCGTGGGTAAAATACCAGTCAACGTGGAGGACATGAATGTGGATATGTTATCCATATCTGCCCATAAACTATACGGTCCCAAAGGGATTGGAGCCCTGTACATCAAGAAGGGAGTAAGGGTTGATCCATTACTCCACGGCGGAGGCCACGAGAGGGGAATGCGTCCTGGAACTGAGAATGTACCGGGAATTGTGGGACTGGGTAAGGCCTGCCAGCTGGCAGAAGAAAACCTGGAACAGAACATTGAATACGTAACCTCACTCCGGGACAGATTAATAAAAGGAGTCCTGGAGACCATTGAACAATCCTACCTCAACGGACACCCCACCAAAAGACTCCCCAATAATGCCAACTTCCGCTTCAGCAGTATCGAAGGAGAATCACTGATACTGCAACTGGATGCAAAGGGAATCAATGCTTCTACTGGTTCTGCATGCTCATCCAAAAAACTGGAACCATCCCATGTCCTGATGGCCATAGGACTCAAGGAAGTTGATGCCCATGGATCACTCCGCATAAGCCTGGGCACTGAAAACACTCCTGAAGATATTGATTATACTATTACTGCCATTGGTGAAGTTGTTGAAAGATTAAGAAGTATGTCTCCACTTTGGTGTCCAGCCAAAGAAGAGTAA